One window of Terriglobales bacterium genomic DNA carries:
- a CDS encoding response regulator translates to MPRLALVVDDSMLIRHTVCRFLEDCGFEVESATDGVEALEMLTHLEPSLIITDLQMPQMSGGELIAALQARPQTASIPIVILAGRKSGPEPPEARHARFVVYKDIDIDQQLGKALAALGFDPPAPR, encoded by the coding sequence ATGCCGCGCCTGGCCCTGGTTGTGGACGACTCCATGCTGATCCGCCATACCGTCTGCCGCTTCCTGGAGGATTGCGGCTTCGAGGTGGAGAGCGCGACCGACGGGGTGGAGGCGCTGGAGATGCTGACCCACCTCGAGCCCAGCCTGATCATCACCGACCTGCAGATGCCCCAGATGAGCGGCGGAGAGCTGATCGCGGCGCTGCAGGCGCGGCCGCAGACGGCCTCCATCCCCATCGTGATCCTGGCGGGGCGCAAGAGCGGGCCTGAGCCTCCCGAGGCGCGGCACGCCCGCTTCGTGGTGTACAAGGACATCGACATCGACCAGCAGTTGGGCAAGGCGCTGGCGGCGCTGGGGTTTGACCCGCCAGCGCCGCGCTGA
- a CDS encoding SUF system Fe-S cluster assembly regulator → MLKLTKKADYGLIAMKHLAEHASEGSCSAKDLAEAYGIPQEALAKILQRLVRGRLLISHHGTNGGYVLARDARSISAFEVIKAIDGQLFITSCFKVDGECEQSPRCTVREPLRMVNESIQQVLERISIADMARDAARQRRALEVEEKPVPAELVTLA, encoded by the coding sequence ATGCTGAAGCTGACCAAGAAGGCGGACTACGGCTTGATCGCCATGAAGCACCTGGCGGAGCATGCCAGCGAGGGCTCGTGCAGCGCCAAGGACCTGGCCGAGGCCTATGGCATCCCCCAGGAGGCGCTGGCCAAGATCCTGCAGAGGCTGGTGCGCGGCAGGTTGCTCATCTCGCACCACGGGACCAACGGCGGCTACGTGCTGGCCCGCGACGCCCGCTCCATCAGCGCCTTCGAGGTCATCAAGGCCATCGACGGCCAGCTCTTCATCACCTCCTGCTTCAAGGTGGATGGCGAGTGCGAGCAGAGCCCGCGCTGCACCGTGCGCGAGCCCCTGCGCATGGTCAACGAGAGCATCCAGCAGGTGCTGGAGCGCATCTCCATCGCCGACATGGCCCGCGACGCCGCCCGCCAGCGCCGCGCCCTGGAAGTGGAAGAGAAACCGGTGCCGGCGGAATTGGTCACGCTGGCTTGA